A region from the Flavobacteriales bacterium genome encodes:
- a CDS encoding glycoside hydrolase family 16 protein, whose protein sequence is MKYIFYIIFPLVFWSCEQTVYDNPDYQLVFSDEFRAETIDESVWNFEIGTGCQYGVNLDGWGNFENQYYLSENASIVDNEYLQIEAKQDTIYFTHCNGSFQSREYTSARINTKNKFDFIYGKIEASIKTDLRQGIWHAFWMLPSYPEVSWPFSGELDILELSYRDQNVFYAGTLHHSGAPIGASYDYSNNTSYFDDFHLYTLEWDRGSIKWYIDDVLVNTITRSSNATLDTNWPFDKEFHLILNSAVGGTLGGTPDFGGQSQYMLVDYVKVYQKIID, encoded by the coding sequence ATGAAGTATATATTTTATATAATTTTCCCACTTGTATTTTGGTCGTGTGAACAAACCGTTTACGACAATCCAGACTATCAATTGGTATTTTCCGATGAATTTCGAGCAGAAACTATTGATGAGTCCGTATGGAATTTTGAAATTGGAACAGGCTGTCAGTATGGAGTGAACCTTGACGGTTGGGGGAATTTTGAAAATCAATATTACCTTTCAGAAAATGCTTCTATTGTTGATAACGAATATTTGCAGATTGAAGCTAAGCAAGACACCATTTACTTTACGCATTGTAATGGAAGCTTTCAGTCAAGAGAATATACCTCAGCAAGAATCAACACCAAAAATAAATTTGACTTTATTTACGGAAAGATAGAGGCCTCAATTAAAACCGATTTGCGACAAGGCATTTGGCATGCTTTTTGGATGTTACCCTCTTACCCAGAAGTTTCTTGGCCTTTCTCTGGCGAGCTGGATATTCTCGAGCTATCGTACAGAGATCAAAATGTATTTTATGCAGGGACACTTCACCATTCTGGAGCACCTATTGGAGCATCTTACGATTACTCCAACAACACATCCTATTTTGACGACTTTCATTTGTATACTTTAGAGTGGGACAGAGGGTCAATAAAGTGGTATATCGATGATGTATTAGTAAACACTATTACACGCTCAAGCAATGCAACTCTCGACACTAATTGGCCATTCGATAAGGAATTTCATTTGATTTTGAATTCTGCTGTTGGTGGAACGCTCGGCGGAACGCCTGATTTTGGTGGTCAGTCTCAGTACATGCTAGTCGATTATGTAAAAGTGTATCAAAAAATTATAGACTAA